In Candidatus Saccharibacteria bacterium oral taxon 488, a single window of DNA contains:
- a CDS encoding GatB/YqeY, producing the protein MSALKARIADDMKAALLGRHRFRGDVLRSLKAAILNEEVSLGKRDEGLSDAEVEKVIAREVKKRKEGAELYRANGRAELAEPEEKEAAILQEYLPKQLSEDEIRVMVEAAVADLGATMQQMGQVIGAVKAKAGNAADGALIAKITKETLAKQ; encoded by the coding sequence ATGTCGGCGCTAAAAGCGCGTATTGCTGATGATATGAAAGCCGCTCTTCTAGGGCGGCATCGTTTTCGGGGTGACGTCCTACGTAGTTTGAAGGCGGCAATTCTTAATGAGGAGGTATCGCTCGGTAAGCGCGACGAGGGCCTAAGTGATGCAGAAGTCGAGAAGGTTATTGCCCGCGAAGTTAAAAAACGCAAAGAAGGTGCCGAATTATACCGGGCAAATGGCCGAGCGGAACTAGCTGAGCCAGAGGAGAAGGAGGCAGCTATTTTACAGGAGTATCTGCCTAAACAGCTGAGCGAAGATGAGATTCGGGTAATGGTCGAGGCAGCGGTTGCTGATTTGGGTGCGACGATGCAGCAGATGGGTCAGGTGATCGGTGCGGTGAAGGCTAAGGCTGGCAATGCGGCTGACGGCGCCTTGATTGCGAAAATTACCAAAGAAACGCTAGCAAAACAATAA
- a CDS encoding oxidoreductase → MILLFGPPGAGKSMQGQMLAARQGWKWLSTGEMLRRSNDPAVIDILRSGELVSDALIYQVFEQAVQDARDKKYPNIIVDGFPRTKEQAAWLDEYMARMSEKIDTVISLEVPEAEIMRRLEKRGRLEDTPEAIARRMTIYRQKMYPVLGIFAEAGVRIVHLDGVGTAGEVHDRIYEEVAYACQL, encoded by the coding sequence ATGATCTTATTGTTTGGGCCGCCGGGGGCTGGTAAAAGTATGCAGGGGCAGATGTTGGCAGCGCGCCAGGGTTGGAAATGGCTATCGACCGGCGAGATGTTGCGCCGAAGTAATGATCCGGCGGTGATTGATATTTTACGCTCGGGCGAGCTGGTGAGCGATGCGTTGATTTACCAAGTGTTTGAGCAGGCGGTGCAGGATGCGCGCGATAAAAAATATCCAAATATCATTGTGGATGGCTTTCCGCGGACGAAAGAACAGGCGGCATGGCTGGATGAGTATATGGCACGGATGAGTGAGAAGATTGATACGGTGATTTCACTGGAAGTGCCGGAGGCGGAAATTATGCGGCGGCTAGAAAAGCGTGGCCGGTTGGAGGATACGCCAGAGGCGATTGCCCGGCGAATGACGATTTATCGGCAAAAAATGTATCCGGTGTTGGGGATTTTTGCTGAGGCAGGCGTTAGGATTGTCCATCTGGACGGCGTCGGGACGGCTGGTGAAGTACATGACCGGATTTATGAAGAGGTGGCGTACGCATGCCAACTTTAA
- the map gene encoding type I methionyl aminopeptidase has translation MPTLITGEKTPQQMKDMRECGRMLATIYDELRQRVTAGMSELDVNEFAAGRIKDFGAEATYLTDEVKFPGVICVSTNEQLVHSFPTDYVFEKGDVVSFDLVIGYRGMKTDSAFTMVIDEEPRGAKKHLLHATEQSLYAGIDAISGEGTRVGDISAGVEAVLKKAKLGIIRELVGHGVGLEMHMSPEIPNYGRRGTGPVLHAGDTIAIEPMASLGSEKIVTEDDGWTISMKDGSLGAHFEHTVLITETGAEILTTL, from the coding sequence ATGCCAACTTTAATTACGGGTGAGAAAACGCCGCAGCAGATGAAGGATATGCGCGAATGCGGGCGGATGTTGGCGACGATTTATGACGAGTTGCGCCAGCGGGTAACGGCTGGTATGAGTGAATTGGATGTCAATGAGTTTGCGGCCGGGCGAATCAAGGATTTTGGTGCGGAAGCGACGTATTTGACAGATGAGGTAAAATTTCCAGGGGTGATCTGCGTGTCGACTAATGAGCAATTGGTGCACTCGTTCCCGACAGACTATGTATTTGAGAAAGGCGACGTGGTGAGTTTTGACCTGGTGATCGGCTACCGCGGTATGAAAACCGATAGCGCCTTTACTATGGTGATTGACGAAGAGCCGCGCGGCGCTAAGAAGCATTTGCTGCACGCGACGGAACAGAGTTTGTATGCGGGAATTGATGCGATTTCTGGCGAGGGAACGCGCGTTGGCGATATCTCGGCGGGCGTGGAAGCGGTGTTGAAGAAAGCGAAATTGGGTATCATTCGCGAGCTGGTTGGCCACGGCGTAGGACTGGAGATGCACATGAGTCCAGAGATTCCAAATTATGGTCGCCGCGGTACCGGGCCGGTGCTGCACGCAGGCGACACAATTGCCATCGAGCCGATGGCTAGCCTCGGCAGCGAGAAAATTGTGACCGAGGACGACGGCTGGACGATTAGCATGAAAGACGGCAGTTTGGGTGCACATTTTGAACACACCGTATTGATTACTGAGACGGGTGCGGAGATTTTGACGACACTCTAG
- the ftsA gene encoding cell division protein FtsA — translation MQEQSRYVVGIDVGTKTVRCVVGHIGESGLPNIVGVGVSENSGMRKGAVSNLTGPAAAIDKALEAAERMSGHHINAAALSVNGSHILSTKADGMIAVGMSGGEVTDEDVLRIEEVATTGKVPANREILEIVPHAYRLDGQDNIKDPVGMSGTRLELRANVVSGLTPYVANLRRSAEMANVTASSLTPSVLAAARAVLSESQIENGVAVIDIGGSTTGVAVFEEGDLQHVAVIPMGAQNVTNDVAIGLKTDPEIAEAVKLAHARLGGGKAGRVDTKYDKQVYTFEQSEIDEIVEARYEEIFELVAKELKRAGGIGRLPSGVVLVGGGAKVKDLVEFAKNSLGVAAKLGVPAGYAGVSDEANGPEFAAAIGLMLIDGAGTERAEHAQSKVGSVTKKAGGMISRLLARFK, via the coding sequence ATGCAAGAACAATCTCGATATGTGGTAGGAATTGATGTTGGTACAAAGACCGTGCGCTGCGTGGTCGGACATATCGGGGAGTCGGGACTGCCGAACATCGTTGGTGTTGGTGTGAGTGAGAATAGCGGCATGCGTAAAGGTGCGGTATCGAACTTGACGGGGCCGGCGGCGGCGATTGACAAGGCGCTCGAGGCGGCCGAACGCATGAGCGGCCATCATATCAATGCAGCGGCACTGAGCGTCAATGGGTCACATATCTTGAGCACCAAGGCCGATGGCATGATCGCGGTGGGGATGAGCGGCGGCGAAGTGACAGACGAGGACGTGCTGCGGATCGAGGAAGTGGCGACGACCGGGAAGGTGCCGGCTAATCGAGAGATTTTGGAGATTGTGCCGCATGCCTATCGGCTGGATGGGCAGGACAACATCAAGGATCCGGTGGGGATGAGTGGGACGCGCCTGGAGCTACGAGCCAATGTGGTCTCGGGCTTGACGCCGTATGTGGCGAATTTACGCCGGTCGGCCGAGATGGCGAATGTCACTGCCTCGAGCCTAACACCAAGCGTGTTGGCGGCAGCGCGAGCGGTGCTCAGCGAGTCGCAGATTGAGAACGGCGTGGCGGTTATCGACATTGGCGGCAGTACAACGGGAGTGGCGGTATTTGAAGAGGGCGATTTGCAGCATGTGGCGGTGATCCCTATGGGGGCGCAGAACGTGACAAATGATGTGGCGATTGGGCTCAAGACCGACCCGGAGATCGCTGAGGCGGTTAAATTGGCGCATGCCCGGCTGGGCGGCGGTAAGGCTGGTCGCGTTGATACCAAATACGACAAACAGGTGTATACGTTTGAACAAAGCGAGATTGATGAGATTGTTGAGGCGCGCTATGAGGAGATTTTCGAGCTCGTTGCCAAAGAACTGAAGCGGGCCGGTGGCATCGGACGGCTGCCGAGCGGCGTGGTGCTGGTTGGTGGTGGCGCCAAGGTTAAGGATCTGGTCGAATTTGCGAAAAATAGCCTCGGCGTGGCGGCTAAGCTAGGCGTGCCGGCAGGATATGCGGGCGTGAGTGACGAGGCGAATGGGCCGGAGTTTGCGGCGGCAATTGGTCTGATGCTCATTGATGGGGCGGGGACTGAGCGGGCCGAGCACGCGCAGAGCAAGGTAGGTTCGGTGACCAAGAAAGCCGGCGGAATGATTAGTCGATTGCTAGCGAGGTTTAAGTAG
- the ftsZ gene encoding cell division protein FtsZ, whose translation MPQITPSEVQTFASIKVVGVGGAGGSAINRMKDAGLAGVQFIAMNTDAQALHNSKADVKIHLGHTTTNGLGAGADPMVGEAAANESREEIRQALEGADMVFVTIGAGGGTGSGAGHIVAEIAREMDILVVGVATRPFSFEGEKRRVNADWAITHLGRQVDTLITIPNDRLLQTIDRRTPLLETFKIADDVLRQGVQGISELITEHGLINLDFADVKAVMSRAGSALMGIGRADGENRAVQAAQQAIESPLIEVSIDGAKGVLFNVTGGYDMSMAEIQEAAEVITSAVSPDANIIFGATLKPELEDEVIITVIATGFDSETYHDHEVSLTSEASHESETEVDDEVVEGIDLELSEQSGATDFTSEQENNIWDQPAEDEADEDDTPAFLRRRKKNKEE comes from the coding sequence ATGCCGCAGATTACACCAAGTGAAGTTCAAACGTTTGCCAGTATCAAAGTTGTCGGTGTCGGTGGAGCTGGCGGTTCGGCCATCAATCGGATGAAAGATGCGGGGCTCGCTGGCGTGCAGTTTATCGCCATGAATACTGATGCTCAGGCACTGCACAATTCTAAGGCGGATGTTAAGATTCACCTTGGGCATACCACGACTAATGGGCTGGGTGCCGGTGCTGATCCGATGGTTGGTGAGGCGGCGGCTAATGAGTCGCGCGAGGAGATTCGCCAGGCACTTGAGGGCGCGGACATGGTGTTTGTGACGATTGGTGCTGGTGGCGGCACTGGATCGGGCGCTGGGCATATCGTGGCGGAGATCGCTCGCGAGATGGACATCCTGGTGGTTGGCGTGGCGACGCGGCCGTTTAGTTTTGAAGGCGAGAAGCGTCGGGTGAATGCAGACTGGGCAATTACTCACTTGGGCCGACAGGTTGATACTTTGATTACTATTCCGAATGACCGATTGCTGCAGACGATTGATCGGCGGACGCCGCTGCTCGAGACGTTCAAGATTGCTGATGACGTGCTGCGCCAAGGTGTGCAGGGTATTTCTGAGCTGATTACCGAGCATGGTTTGATTAATCTCGACTTTGCTGACGTCAAGGCGGTGATGAGTCGGGCTGGTTCGGCGCTGATGGGGATCGGTCGGGCCGATGGCGAGAACCGTGCGGTGCAGGCCGCTCAGCAAGCGATCGAGAGTCCGCTGATCGAGGTGTCGATTGACGGTGCGAAGGGCGTGCTGTTTAATGTGACTGGTGGCTATGACATGAGTATGGCGGAGATTCAGGAGGCGGCTGAGGTAATTACCAGCGCGGTCAGCCCTGATGCCAATATTATCTTTGGAGCGACGCTCAAGCCAGAACTCGAAGACGAGGTGATCATCACGGTTATCGCCACTGGGTTTGATAGCGAGACGTATCATGATCATGAGGTGAGTTTGACGAGTGAAGCGTCGCATGAATCAGAGACTGAGGTTGATGACGAGGTGGTTGAAGGGATTGATCTGGAGCTCAGTGAGCAGAGCGGAGCGACAGACTTTACGTCCGAGCAGGAAAATAACATCTGGGATCAGCCAGCTGAGGATGAGGCGGACGAAGATGATACGCCAGCATTCCTTCGTCGCCGCAAAAAGAACAAGGAGGAATAA
- the nrdR gene encoding transcriptional repressor NrdR yields the protein MSGFNIGDSRVIESREVSDGVAIRRRRETPDGRRFTTYERVEKPNLIVIKKNGSRELFDRVKLAHAVRQSVGKFLKSDEEVESIITAVEDKLYALGASEVPSRQIGEFVLDELAKRNEVAYVRFASVFQKFETLDDFVKILEQRRQKGQE from the coding sequence ATGAGCGGATTTAACATTGGTGATAGCCGCGTGATTGAGTCGCGAGAGGTTTCTGATGGCGTGGCGATTCGCCGCCGCCGCGAGACGCCGGATGGACGGCGTTTCACTACGTATGAACGAGTAGAAAAGCCAAACCTCATTGTGATTAAAAAAAACGGCAGTCGTGAACTGTTTGATCGAGTTAAGCTCGCGCATGCGGTGCGCCAGTCGGTCGGCAAATTCCTTAAATCCGACGAGGAAGTCGAGTCGATTATCACGGCGGTTGAGGATAAATTATATGCCCTGGGCGCCTCAGAGGTACCGTCGCGGCAGATCGGCGAGTTTGTGTTGGATGAGTTAGCGAAGCGTAACGAGGTGGCGTACGTACGTTTTGCCAGCGTGTTTCAGAAGTTTGAAACGCTGGATGATTTCGTCAAGATACTAGAACAACGCCGCCAGAAAGGACAAGAATAA
- a CDS encoding vitamin K epoxide reductase family protein, whose amino-acid sequence MFDMLRKWLSNKDSKRRQFAALVLLLGSGLGLLASFVLSIEALTLAKNSHAALNCDLNSVISCSAVANHWSATLLGFPNSFIGVMTLPVMVTIAVALLAGAKLPKWFMWGAQLGAVAGLLFAGWMFYMSYVEIGALCPWCLTLDAGMLLVCYGLTRYNVVTRMVGGRRTRKFVDRGFDTFLLALVTVVIVVVILATFGRELFA is encoded by the coding sequence ATGTTTGATATGCTGCGTAAGTGGCTCTCGAACAAAGATTCAAAACGCCGGCAGTTCGCAGCATTAGTGCTGCTGCTCGGCAGCGGTTTGGGCTTGTTGGCCTCGTTTGTACTGTCGATCGAGGCGCTGACGCTTGCTAAAAATTCGCATGCTGCATTGAACTGCGACTTGAATTCGGTGATAAGCTGTTCGGCGGTGGCAAACCATTGGTCGGCGACACTACTCGGCTTTCCCAATAGTTTCATCGGCGTGATGACGCTACCAGTAATGGTGACAATTGCGGTGGCGTTGCTAGCCGGTGCGAAGTTGCCGAAGTGGTTTATGTGGGGCGCGCAGCTTGGTGCGGTGGCGGGCCTTCTGTTTGCTGGTTGGATGTTTTATATGAGTTATGTTGAGATTGGCGCGTTGTGTCCGTGGTGTTTGACGCTGGACGCGGGTATGCTGCTGGTCTGTTACGGATTGACGAGATATAATGTGGTGACTAGGATGGTTGGCGGTAGGCGTACGAGAAAATTTGTCGATCGGGGATTTGACACGTTCCTGTTGGCGCTAGTGACCGTTGTGATCGTTGTTGTTATTTTGGCAACATTCGGGCGTGAGCTATTCGCATAA